The stretch of DNA ATTGTCCTGGAGGGCCCCTAGCCCAATCGGGCGACGGAATACAGCATCAGCTCTCAATCATAGTGATCGGCGCATGCTCATTCCTTGACAAAGATCATCCAGCATTCGACGGGCGAACCGAGGCTGAACGAAAGAGGTCACGGGCGTGTCTGACAAGGAAATAAGGATCGAACCGGTCGACGGCAAGAAAGGTCGCGCGCGTTTCGTCGATCTCGGGCGGATGTTCGCCGCGCGCGAACCGCATAGCGTCCCGCAACTTCGTTCGGAGCAACTCGAACTGGTCGATCCCGGGAAGAACCCTTTCTTCGGCCACGCCAGCCACCAGCTGTTCGTCGCAACCCGCGATGGTAAGGACGTCGGGCGCATCTCCGCGCATATCGACCATCTCGCGCTCGAGCTCCCGCCCGAACAGGGCATGGGCCCCGGCACGGGGATGTTCGGCTATTTCGATGCAGAAGACGAGGATGTAGCCAAAGCGCTGCTCGCTGCGGCGGAAGACTGGCTGCGCGGTGAGGGCATGACCCATGTGCTCGGCCCCATCTCGATGTCGATCTGGGAAGAACCCGGCCTGCTGGTGCGCGGTCAAGATCATTCTCCGATGATCATGATGGGTCACCACCCGGCACACTATGCCGGATGGATCGAAGGCGCCGGCTATGCACTCGCCAAGACGCTGCTGACCTATGACCTCGAGGTCAGCCACGATTTCCCGCCGCTGGTGCGCCGTATCGTCCAGTCGGGCCACCGCAACGAGCGCATCCGCATCCGGCGGGTGGAC from Erythrobacter mangrovi encodes:
- a CDS encoding N-acetyltransferase, which encodes MSDKEIRIEPVDGKKGRARFVDLGRMFAAREPHSVPQLRSEQLELVDPGKNPFFGHASHQLFVATRDGKDVGRISAHIDHLALELPPEQGMGPGTGMFGYFDAEDEDVAKALLAAAEDWLRGEGMTHVLGPISMSIWEEPGLLVRGQDHSPMIMMGHHPAHYAGWIEGAGYALAKTLLTYDLEVSHDFPPLVRRIVQSGHRNERIRIRRVDKSKWDSEVQIVLNILNDAWSSNWGFVPFTPEEIAYAGKKLKPIIHEPINYIAEVDGRPVAFMLTFPDVNGVLKRIEGKLFPFGWVKMLRWLRKPTGSAMRVPLMGVLKELHNSRLASQLAFMMISKIREDAVASYGSTRAEVGWILDDNQGMIAIADAIDSKINREYAIYRKPL